CTGTAGCTGCCGTCCGGCTGCCGGGTCATCTGGTAGATTGCCGTCCAGTCCCTGCCGTCGCGGCCTGATATCAGCACTTCGTGGTATATCAGCGCGCCGTTGTCGATCGAGCGGCTGCGGCCGAAGGCGTAGTTGCCGGGGTGATAGACCGGCTCGTAACTCTTCTTGACCATGGCAAAAAACAGGTTCTTGTCGGGGTAGATCGCCTTGATGCCGGGAGCGGCGAAGGAATAGGCGGTCTCGGCATCGTCCTTGAGAAAGGCTTTGATCTGTTCCTCGATCATCGTCCGCGTCGTGTCGATCGGATCTTCGGCGCGGGCCGAGACGGTGGAGAGGAGGGACGCGGCACACAGAATGACAACTGCGAAGAAGGCGCGCATGGGTTGATCTCCAGCTCTGTCGGGAAATGATCCCGATGGAGTGGAAGTGTAGGCCATTTCCAGCGCAAGGAAAGCGGACTTTACGACCAGCGCCGGAAGAGGGCGCTGGCATTCACCCCGCCAAAACCGAAACCGTTGGTGATGGCATAGTCCA
This DNA window, taken from Rhizobium etli CFN 42, encodes the following:
- a CDS encoding DUF4864 domain-containing protein encodes the protein MRAFFAVVILCAASLLSTVSARAEDPIDTTRTMIEEQIKAFLKDDAETAYSFAAPGIKAIYPDKNLFFAMVKKSYEPVYHPGNYAFGRSRSIDNGALIYHEVLISGRDGRDWTAIYQMTRQPDGSYRINGVQIMPDADSKGI